The Gadus chalcogrammus isolate NIFS_2021 chromosome 10, NIFS_Gcha_1.0, whole genome shotgun sequence genome contains a region encoding:
- the yif1a gene encoding protein YIF1A, with the protein MDLPHHGYRPTKTRARAPPPSADPLLFDDTSSSQPAMNSQGYYTPGYSMAAPIGGPQVDPAGNNLFADPMANAAMMYGSTLANQGKDMVNKEISRFMSMNKLKYFFAVDTRYVVKKLMLLMFPYTHQDWEVRYHRDTPMTPRHDVNAPDLYIPTMAFITYILLAGMALGIQQRFSPEVLGLCASTALVWIIIEVLVMLLSLYLLTVHTDLSTFDLLAYSGYKYVAMILTVLSGLLFGSDGYFVALAWSSCAIMFFIARSLKMKILSSLSTDSMGAGASAKPRLRLYITVATAAFQPFIIYWLTSHLVR; encoded by the exons ATGGACCTGCCACATCATGGGTACCGACCAA caaAGACAAGAGCCCGTGcacctccaccatcagcagACCCCCTGCTGTTTGATGACACCAGCTCTTCACAGCCAGCCATGAACAGTCAGGGATACTACACCCCGGGTTACAGCATGGCAGCCCCCATAGGTGGCCCTCAAGTAGACCCTGCAGGAAACAATCTGTTTGCAGACCCGATGGCCAATGCCGCCATGATGTATGGTTCAACACTGGCCAATCAGGGAAAGGATATGGTTAACAAAGAG ATCAGCAGATTCATGTCCATGAACAAGCTGAAGTATTTCTTTGCCGTGGACACCAGATATGTCGTGAAGAAACTTATGCTCCTAATGTTCCCATACACACATCAG GACTGGGAAGTTCGTTACCATCGGGATACTCCTATGACGCCAAGACATGACGTGAACGCACCTGATCTTTACATACCGA CAATGGCGTTCATTACGTACATTCTACTTGCTGGAATGGCCCTCGGCATTCAACAAAG ATTCAGTCCAGAGGTGCTTGGACTGTGTGCCAGTACGGCTCTGGTCTGGATCATCATCGAGGTGCTGGTGATGCTGCTCAGTCTTTACCTGCTCACCGTGCACACCGACCTCTCCACGTTTGACCTCCTTGCTTACAGCGGATACAAATACGTTGC GATGATTCTCACCGTGTTGAGTGGCTTACTTTTTGGCAGTGATGGCTATTTTGTGGCTCTTGCCTGGTCCTCTTGTGCCATCATGTTCTTTATA GCTCGCTCGTTGAAAATGAAGattctctcctcactgtctacTGATTCGATGGGTGCGGGAGCCAGTGCAAAACCTCGACTCCGCCTCTATATCACAGTGGCTACCGCTGCCTTTCAGCCATTCATAATCTATTGGCTAACCTCACACTTGGTCAGGTGA